The Lycium ferocissimum isolate CSIRO_LF1 chromosome 10, AGI_CSIRO_Lferr_CH_V1, whole genome shotgun sequence genome window below encodes:
- the LOC132032875 gene encoding loganic acid O-methyltransferase-like, with amino-acid sequence MTESYFPMKGGEGVYSYTKNSLLQRDAADNVKGMIREAILENLDVQTKTYLIADMGCSVGPNTFFAMQNVVQAIKDKYHSQISLNSTSPEIEFHVFFNDHVTNDFNTLFESLLSKQKPYFAAAVPGSFYGRLFPSRSLHFVYSCYALHWLSGAPKELIDKKNKGRIHYDGASFAVWNAYINQFEKDMEAFLSARAEEIVPGGLIVLTLPAIPSELHHSQSGYGMLTFLESSLIDMVNEGIVEESFVDSFNLPMYFPSLEDMTKVVKKNGNFSIERIELTYAQFNSDAKSFIGHLRAGLEGIFTKHFGSKVVEEIFERTLGKSEEISAWLKAEFYKTARQLFLVLKRKI; translated from the exons ATGACAGAGTCTTATTTCCCCATGAAGGGTGGTGAAGGTGTATATAGCTACACCAAAAACTCCTTATTGCAG AGAGATGCTGCAGATAATGTAAAAGGGATGATCAGAGAAGCAATTCTTGAAAACCTTGATGTACAAACCAAAACATATCTTATTGCAGATATGGGATGTTCAGTTGGACCAAACACTTTTTTTGCAATGCAAAATGTTGTACAAGCCATAAAAGATAAGTACCATTCTCAAATATCTCTCAATTCTACAAGTCCTGAAATCgagtttcatgttttcttcaaCGATCATGTCACGAACGACTTCAATACCCTATTCGAATCACTACTTTCCAAACAAAAACCATATTTTGCAGCTGCAGTTCCTGGTTCCTTTTATGGACGATTGTTCCCCTCGCGTTCTCTTCACTTTGTATATTCTTGTTACGCATTACATTGGTTATCAGGGGCGCCAAAGGAGTTGATAGATAAGAAGAATAAGGGAAGAATTCATTATGATGGAGCTTCATTTGCAGTATGGAATGCATATattaatcaatttgaaaaggaTATGGAAGCATTCTTGAGTGCAAGGGCAGAGGAGATTGTTCCTGGAGGCTTAATTGTTCTTACTTTGCCAGCTATTCCAAGTGAATTACATCATTCCCAAAGTGGTTATGGAATGCTCACATTTCTTGAGTCTAGCCTTATTGATATGGTCAATGAG GGAATTGTAGAAGAATCTTTCGTTGACTCATTCAATTTGCCAATGTATTTTCCCTCTCTTGAAGACATGACTAAAGTGGTgaagaaaaatggaaattttagcATAGAAAGAATAGAGTTGACATATGCCCAGTTTAACAGTGATGCAAAGAGTTTCATAGGTCACTTAAGGGCTGGTTTAGAAGGAATATTCACCAAACATTTTGGAAGTAAGGTTGTAGAGGAAATATTTGAGAGGACTTTGGGAAAAAGTGAAGAGATTTCTGCATGGTTGAAAGCTGAATTTTACAAGACTGCGAGGCAGTTGTTCTTGGTTTTGAAACGTAAAATTTAA
- the LOC132032874 gene encoding aspartokinase 2, chloroplastic-like isoform X4, whose protein sequence is MATLSHFCGVKTPYPSLFKRSVQFPQLDFVAVVPFASSPTKSVKASCCERVQRVICKAQGADKVDPIETKNESFGEDPSELTCVMKFGGSSVASAERMREVADLILSFPEERPVIVLSAMGKTTNNLLLAGEKAVSCGVSNVSELQELACIKELHLRTIEELGVDSSTISKHLLELEQLLNGVAMMKELTPRTKDYLVSFGECMSTRLFTAYLNKLGVKARQYDAFEMGIITTDDFTNADILEATYPAVAKRLTGDWTSDPAIPIVTGFLGKGWRTCAVTTLGRGGSDLTATTIGKALGLREIQVWKDVDGVLTCDPNIYPRAKCVPYLTFDEAAELAYFGAQVLHPQSMRPAREGDIPVRVKNSYNPKAPGTLIVKTRDMSKALLTSIVLKRNVTMLDIASTRMLGQFGFLAKVFSIFEDLGISVDVVATSEVSISLTLDPSKLWSRELIQQELDHVVEELEKVAVVNLLQNRSIISLIGNVQWSSLILEKAFHVLHTNGVNVQMISQGASKVNISLIVNDNEAERCVRALHKTFFESDLSDLVWENRSVNGYVSTPLSTLAN, encoded by the exons ATGGCAACATTGTCACATTTTTGTGGGGTTAAAACTCCCTACCCTTCTTTATTCAAAAGAAGCGTGCAATTCCCACAGCTCGATTTTGTGGCTGTTGTTCCCTTTGCTTCTTCACCGACTAAATCTGTGAAGGCTTCTTGTTGTGAAAGAGTGCAGAGAGTTATATGTAAAGCACAAGGAGCCGATAAAGTTGATCCTATAGAGACCAAGAATGAATCTTTTGGTGAGGATCCCAGCGAATTGACATGTGTGATGAAGTTTGGCGGTTCATCAGTAGCCTCAGCGGAAAGAATGAGAGAAGTAGCTGATCTAATTCTTAGCTTTCCGGAAGAGAGACCTGTTATTGTTCTCTCTGCAATgggaaaaacaacaaacaacctTTTACTG GCTGGTGAGAAGGCTGTCAGTTGTGGGGTTTCCAATGTTTCTGAACTGCAAGAGTTGGCTTGTATAAAGGAGCTCCATCTTAG GACAATAGAAGAACTTGGAGTAGATAGTTCTACCATTTCAA AGCATCTACTCGAACTGGAACAACTTTTGAATGGAGTTGCTATGATGAAAGAGTTGACTCCACGAACAAAGGACTACTTGGTCTCCTTTGGAGAGTGCATGTCCACAAGACTATTTACAGCATATCTGAATAAACTCGGTGTCAAAGCCCGCCAA TATGATGCATTTGAGATGGGTATTATAACAACTGATGATTTTACTAATGCGGATATATTGGAAGCAACTTATCCTGCTGTCGCAAAGAGATTAACTGGTGATTGGACGAGTGATCCTGCAATCCCTATTGTCACTGGGTTTCTGGGAAAg GGCTGGAGGACTTGTGCTGTGACTACACTAGGTAGGGGTGGTAGTGACTTGACTGCTACAACAATTGGTAAAGCATTAGGATTACGTGAAATTCAG GTTTGGAAGGATGTTGATGGTGTTTTGACATGTGATCCGAACATATATCCACGTGCAAAGTGTGTGCCATATCTAACTTTTGATGAGGCAGCTGAACTTGCATACTTCGGCGCACAG GTTCTTCATCCACAGTCCATGAGACCTGCAAGAGAGGGTGATATTCCTGTTAGGGTTAAAAACTCATATAATCCTAAGGCACCTGGTACTCTCATCGTCAAAACAAGAGATATGAGTAAG GCGTTACTTACAAGTATTGTTCTGAAACGAAATGTAACCATGTTGGATATCGCGAGTACCCGTATGCTTGGTCAATTTGGTTTCCTTGCAAAG GTTTTCTCCATCTTTGAAGATTTAGGGATATCTGTCGATGTCGTTGCAACAAGTGAAGTTAGTATTTCCTTGACATTGGACCCATCAAAACTTTGGAGTAGAGAACTAATTCAGCAG GAGCTTGATCACGTTGTAGAAGAACTTGAGAAAGTTGCAGTTGTGAATCTACTTCAAAACAGATCAATCATCTCTCTGATTGGGAACGTCCAGTGGTCCTCCTTGATTCTGGAAAAG GCTTTCCACGTTCTGCATACAAATGGGGTCAATGTTCAAATGATCTCTCAAGGTGCATCCAAG GTTAATATCTCATTGATTGTAAATGACAATGAAGCGGAACGATGTGTAAGGGCTCTCCACAAAACCTTCTTTGAGAGTGATCTTTCTGATCTGGTCTGGGAAAATCGATCAGTAAACGGCTATGTTTCTACTCCCTTGTCCACATTGGCCAATTGA
- the LOC132032874 gene encoding aspartokinase 2, chloroplastic-like isoform X2, whose product MATLSHFCGVKTPYPSLFKRSVQFPQLDFVAVVPFASSPTKSVKASCCERVQRVICKAQGADKVDPIETKNESFGEDPSELTCVMKFGGSSVASAERMREVADLILSFPEERPVIVLSAMGKTTNNLLLAGEKAVSCGVSNVSELQELACIKELHLRTIEELGVDSSTISKHLLELEQLLNGVAMMKELTPRTKDYLVSFGECMSTRLFTAYLNKLGVKARQYDAFEMGIITTDDFTNADILEATYPAVAKRLTGDWTSDPAIPIVTGFLGKGWRTCAVTTLGRGGSDLTATTIGKALGLREIQVWKDVDGVLTCDPNIYPRAKCVPYLTFDEAAELAYFGAQVLHPQSMRPAREGDIPVRVKNSYNPKAPGTLIVKTRDMSKALLTSIVLKRNVTMLDIASTRMLGQFGFLAKYFRVQVFSIFEDLGISVDVVATSEVSISLTLDPSKLWSRELIQQELDHVVEELEKVAVVNLLQNRSIISLIGNVQWSSLILEKAFHVLHTNGVNVQMISQGASKVNISLIVNDNEAERCVRALHKTFFESDLSDLVWENRSVNGYVSTPLSTLAN is encoded by the exons ATGGCAACATTGTCACATTTTTGTGGGGTTAAAACTCCCTACCCTTCTTTATTCAAAAGAAGCGTGCAATTCCCACAGCTCGATTTTGTGGCTGTTGTTCCCTTTGCTTCTTCACCGACTAAATCTGTGAAGGCTTCTTGTTGTGAAAGAGTGCAGAGAGTTATATGTAAAGCACAAGGAGCCGATAAAGTTGATCCTATAGAGACCAAGAATGAATCTTTTGGTGAGGATCCCAGCGAATTGACATGTGTGATGAAGTTTGGCGGTTCATCAGTAGCCTCAGCGGAAAGAATGAGAGAAGTAGCTGATCTAATTCTTAGCTTTCCGGAAGAGAGACCTGTTATTGTTCTCTCTGCAATgggaaaaacaacaaacaacctTTTACTG GCTGGTGAGAAGGCTGTCAGTTGTGGGGTTTCCAATGTTTCTGAACTGCAAGAGTTGGCTTGTATAAAGGAGCTCCATCTTAG GACAATAGAAGAACTTGGAGTAGATAGTTCTACCATTTCAA AGCATCTACTCGAACTGGAACAACTTTTGAATGGAGTTGCTATGATGAAAGAGTTGACTCCACGAACAAAGGACTACTTGGTCTCCTTTGGAGAGTGCATGTCCACAAGACTATTTACAGCATATCTGAATAAACTCGGTGTCAAAGCCCGCCAA TATGATGCATTTGAGATGGGTATTATAACAACTGATGATTTTACTAATGCGGATATATTGGAAGCAACTTATCCTGCTGTCGCAAAGAGATTAACTGGTGATTGGACGAGTGATCCTGCAATCCCTATTGTCACTGGGTTTCTGGGAAAg GGCTGGAGGACTTGTGCTGTGACTACACTAGGTAGGGGTGGTAGTGACTTGACTGCTACAACAATTGGTAAAGCATTAGGATTACGTGAAATTCAG GTTTGGAAGGATGTTGATGGTGTTTTGACATGTGATCCGAACATATATCCACGTGCAAAGTGTGTGCCATATCTAACTTTTGATGAGGCAGCTGAACTTGCATACTTCGGCGCACAG GTTCTTCATCCACAGTCCATGAGACCTGCAAGAGAGGGTGATATTCCTGTTAGGGTTAAAAACTCATATAATCCTAAGGCACCTGGTACTCTCATCGTCAAAACAAGAGATATGAGTAAG GCGTTACTTACAAGTATTGTTCTGAAACGAAATGTAACCATGTTGGATATCGCGAGTACCCGTATGCTTGGTCAATTTGGTTTCCTTGCAAAG TACTTTCGTGTTCAGGTTTTCTCCATCTTTGAAGATTTAGGGATATCTGTCGATGTCGTTGCAACAAGTGAAGTTAGTATTTCCTTGACATTGGACCCATCAAAACTTTGGAGTAGAGAACTAATTCAGCAG GAGCTTGATCACGTTGTAGAAGAACTTGAGAAAGTTGCAGTTGTGAATCTACTTCAAAACAGATCAATCATCTCTCTGATTGGGAACGTCCAGTGGTCCTCCTTGATTCTGGAAAAG GCTTTCCACGTTCTGCATACAAATGGGGTCAATGTTCAAATGATCTCTCAAGGTGCATCCAAG GTTAATATCTCATTGATTGTAAATGACAATGAAGCGGAACGATGTGTAAGGGCTCTCCACAAAACCTTCTTTGAGAGTGATCTTTCTGATCTGGTCTGGGAAAATCGATCAGTAAACGGCTATGTTTCTACTCCCTTGTCCACATTGGCCAATTGA
- the LOC132032874 gene encoding aspartokinase 2, chloroplastic-like isoform X3: MATLSHFCGVKTPYPSLFKRSVQFPQLDFVAVVPFASSPTKSVKASCCERVQRVICKAQGADKVDPIETKNESFGEDPSELTCVMKFGGSSVASAERMREVADLILSFPEERPVIVLSAMGKTTNNLLLAGEKAVSCGVSNVSELQELACIKELHLRTIEELGVDSSTISKHLLELEQLLNGVAMMKELTPRTKDYLVSFGECMSTRLFTAYLNKLGVKARQYDAFEMGIITTDDFTNADILEATYPAVAKRLTGDWTSDPAIPIVTGFLGKGWRTCAVTTLGRGGSDLTATTIGKALGLREIQVWKDVDGVLTCDPNIYPRAKCVPYLTFDEAAELAYFGAQVLHPQSMRPAREGDIPVRVKNSYNPKAPGTLIVKTRDMSKALLTSIVLKRNVTMLDIASTRMLGQFGFLAKVFSIFEDLGISVDVVATSEVSISLTLDPSKLWSRELIQQASELDHVVEELEKVAVVNLLQNRSIISLIGNVQWSSLILEKAFHVLHTNGVNVQMISQGASKVNISLIVNDNEAERCVRALHKTFFESDLSDLVWENRSVNGYVSTPLSTLAN; this comes from the exons ATGGCAACATTGTCACATTTTTGTGGGGTTAAAACTCCCTACCCTTCTTTATTCAAAAGAAGCGTGCAATTCCCACAGCTCGATTTTGTGGCTGTTGTTCCCTTTGCTTCTTCACCGACTAAATCTGTGAAGGCTTCTTGTTGTGAAAGAGTGCAGAGAGTTATATGTAAAGCACAAGGAGCCGATAAAGTTGATCCTATAGAGACCAAGAATGAATCTTTTGGTGAGGATCCCAGCGAATTGACATGTGTGATGAAGTTTGGCGGTTCATCAGTAGCCTCAGCGGAAAGAATGAGAGAAGTAGCTGATCTAATTCTTAGCTTTCCGGAAGAGAGACCTGTTATTGTTCTCTCTGCAATgggaaaaacaacaaacaacctTTTACTG GCTGGTGAGAAGGCTGTCAGTTGTGGGGTTTCCAATGTTTCTGAACTGCAAGAGTTGGCTTGTATAAAGGAGCTCCATCTTAG GACAATAGAAGAACTTGGAGTAGATAGTTCTACCATTTCAA AGCATCTACTCGAACTGGAACAACTTTTGAATGGAGTTGCTATGATGAAAGAGTTGACTCCACGAACAAAGGACTACTTGGTCTCCTTTGGAGAGTGCATGTCCACAAGACTATTTACAGCATATCTGAATAAACTCGGTGTCAAAGCCCGCCAA TATGATGCATTTGAGATGGGTATTATAACAACTGATGATTTTACTAATGCGGATATATTGGAAGCAACTTATCCTGCTGTCGCAAAGAGATTAACTGGTGATTGGACGAGTGATCCTGCAATCCCTATTGTCACTGGGTTTCTGGGAAAg GGCTGGAGGACTTGTGCTGTGACTACACTAGGTAGGGGTGGTAGTGACTTGACTGCTACAACAATTGGTAAAGCATTAGGATTACGTGAAATTCAG GTTTGGAAGGATGTTGATGGTGTTTTGACATGTGATCCGAACATATATCCACGTGCAAAGTGTGTGCCATATCTAACTTTTGATGAGGCAGCTGAACTTGCATACTTCGGCGCACAG GTTCTTCATCCACAGTCCATGAGACCTGCAAGAGAGGGTGATATTCCTGTTAGGGTTAAAAACTCATATAATCCTAAGGCACCTGGTACTCTCATCGTCAAAACAAGAGATATGAGTAAG GCGTTACTTACAAGTATTGTTCTGAAACGAAATGTAACCATGTTGGATATCGCGAGTACCCGTATGCTTGGTCAATTTGGTTTCCTTGCAAAG GTTTTCTCCATCTTTGAAGATTTAGGGATATCTGTCGATGTCGTTGCAACAAGTGAAGTTAGTATTTCCTTGACATTGGACCCATCAAAACTTTGGAGTAGAGAACTAATTCAGCAGGCAAGC GAGCTTGATCACGTTGTAGAAGAACTTGAGAAAGTTGCAGTTGTGAATCTACTTCAAAACAGATCAATCATCTCTCTGATTGGGAACGTCCAGTGGTCCTCCTTGATTCTGGAAAAG GCTTTCCACGTTCTGCATACAAATGGGGTCAATGTTCAAATGATCTCTCAAGGTGCATCCAAG GTTAATATCTCATTGATTGTAAATGACAATGAAGCGGAACGATGTGTAAGGGCTCTCCACAAAACCTTCTTTGAGAGTGATCTTTCTGATCTGGTCTGGGAAAATCGATCAGTAAACGGCTATGTTTCTACTCCCTTGTCCACATTGGCCAATTGA
- the LOC132032874 gene encoding aspartokinase 2, chloroplastic-like isoform X1, which produces MATLSHFCGVKTPYPSLFKRSVQFPQLDFVAVVPFASSPTKSVKASCCERVQRVICKAQGADKVDPIETKNESFGEDPSELTCVMKFGGSSVASAERMREVADLILSFPEERPVIVLSAMGKTTNNLLLAGEKAVSCGVSNVSELQELACIKELHLRTIEELGVDSSTISKHLLELEQLLNGVAMMKELTPRTKDYLVSFGECMSTRLFTAYLNKLGVKARQYDAFEMGIITTDDFTNADILEATYPAVAKRLTGDWTSDPAIPIVTGFLGKGWRTCAVTTLGRGGSDLTATTIGKALGLREIQVWKDVDGVLTCDPNIYPRAKCVPYLTFDEAAELAYFGAQVLHPQSMRPAREGDIPVRVKNSYNPKAPGTLIVKTRDMSKALLTSIVLKRNVTMLDIASTRMLGQFGFLAKYFRVQVFSIFEDLGISVDVVATSEVSISLTLDPSKLWSRELIQQASELDHVVEELEKVAVVNLLQNRSIISLIGNVQWSSLILEKAFHVLHTNGVNVQMISQGASKVNISLIVNDNEAERCVRALHKTFFESDLSDLVWENRSVNGYVSTPLSTLAN; this is translated from the exons ATGGCAACATTGTCACATTTTTGTGGGGTTAAAACTCCCTACCCTTCTTTATTCAAAAGAAGCGTGCAATTCCCACAGCTCGATTTTGTGGCTGTTGTTCCCTTTGCTTCTTCACCGACTAAATCTGTGAAGGCTTCTTGTTGTGAAAGAGTGCAGAGAGTTATATGTAAAGCACAAGGAGCCGATAAAGTTGATCCTATAGAGACCAAGAATGAATCTTTTGGTGAGGATCCCAGCGAATTGACATGTGTGATGAAGTTTGGCGGTTCATCAGTAGCCTCAGCGGAAAGAATGAGAGAAGTAGCTGATCTAATTCTTAGCTTTCCGGAAGAGAGACCTGTTATTGTTCTCTCTGCAATgggaaaaacaacaaacaacctTTTACTG GCTGGTGAGAAGGCTGTCAGTTGTGGGGTTTCCAATGTTTCTGAACTGCAAGAGTTGGCTTGTATAAAGGAGCTCCATCTTAG GACAATAGAAGAACTTGGAGTAGATAGTTCTACCATTTCAA AGCATCTACTCGAACTGGAACAACTTTTGAATGGAGTTGCTATGATGAAAGAGTTGACTCCACGAACAAAGGACTACTTGGTCTCCTTTGGAGAGTGCATGTCCACAAGACTATTTACAGCATATCTGAATAAACTCGGTGTCAAAGCCCGCCAA TATGATGCATTTGAGATGGGTATTATAACAACTGATGATTTTACTAATGCGGATATATTGGAAGCAACTTATCCTGCTGTCGCAAAGAGATTAACTGGTGATTGGACGAGTGATCCTGCAATCCCTATTGTCACTGGGTTTCTGGGAAAg GGCTGGAGGACTTGTGCTGTGACTACACTAGGTAGGGGTGGTAGTGACTTGACTGCTACAACAATTGGTAAAGCATTAGGATTACGTGAAATTCAG GTTTGGAAGGATGTTGATGGTGTTTTGACATGTGATCCGAACATATATCCACGTGCAAAGTGTGTGCCATATCTAACTTTTGATGAGGCAGCTGAACTTGCATACTTCGGCGCACAG GTTCTTCATCCACAGTCCATGAGACCTGCAAGAGAGGGTGATATTCCTGTTAGGGTTAAAAACTCATATAATCCTAAGGCACCTGGTACTCTCATCGTCAAAACAAGAGATATGAGTAAG GCGTTACTTACAAGTATTGTTCTGAAACGAAATGTAACCATGTTGGATATCGCGAGTACCCGTATGCTTGGTCAATTTGGTTTCCTTGCAAAG TACTTTCGTGTTCAGGTTTTCTCCATCTTTGAAGATTTAGGGATATCTGTCGATGTCGTTGCAACAAGTGAAGTTAGTATTTCCTTGACATTGGACCCATCAAAACTTTGGAGTAGAGAACTAATTCAGCAGGCAAGC GAGCTTGATCACGTTGTAGAAGAACTTGAGAAAGTTGCAGTTGTGAATCTACTTCAAAACAGATCAATCATCTCTCTGATTGGGAACGTCCAGTGGTCCTCCTTGATTCTGGAAAAG GCTTTCCACGTTCTGCATACAAATGGGGTCAATGTTCAAATGATCTCTCAAGGTGCATCCAAG GTTAATATCTCATTGATTGTAAATGACAATGAAGCGGAACGATGTGTAAGGGCTCTCCACAAAACCTTCTTTGAGAGTGATCTTTCTGATCTGGTCTGGGAAAATCGATCAGTAAACGGCTATGTTTCTACTCCCTTGTCCACATTGGCCAATTGA